The Candidatus Sericytochromatia bacterium sequence GCGGCGCGGAAGCGTGCGGATGAGGGCCTGAGGGGATTTTTATTTTCGACAACAGCGGGTACAAGATTGGCACCCTTGACTCACGGAGGAAGCCCCGATGCCCCCTGGTCCCGCCTGGATGAAGCAGTGGCTGAGCGCCACCCTCGGCGCAGCGTTGCTCTTGACCTGCCTGATGCCAGAAGACGTTGAGGCCCGTCGCCGCGGCGGCGGCGGCGGCTACAATGCCCACGGGGGAAGCCACCACAGCCACCATCGGCGCAGCACGTTCAAGCGGGCACACCGCCACGCGCGGCCCCACGGCCAGCGCCGAAGCGGCTGGCGCAGGGCCGCCCGCTGGGCGGCGATAGGAGCGGGCGCGGCGGGCCTGGTGGCCCTGGGCGCCGCCGGAGCGGCGGCGCTGACTTCCGGCAGCACCATCTACGCGATCGCCCGCGACCTGAACGTGCGCAGCCGTCCGAGCACCCAGGCGGCCGTGCTCGACACGCTCGACTACGGAGAGGCGGTCACGGTGCGGGAAAGCGAAGGACCGTGGGTCGAAGTGACCACCGCCGACGGCCGCAGCGGCTACGTGCACGCCGACTACCTGAGCCAGCAGGACCCGGACGAATCCGAATGAGCGCCCGCCGCGTGAGCGGTCGCCACCGTGGTGGGGTAATTGCCTGAGGGAGCCGAAAATACCCGCTGACAGAGGAGACGGAAGGCGATGATGTGCCATCAGGGGGCAGCGACAGGGGCGGCCTGGCTGGCCGCACGGCGGGGGCCCAGCCCCAAGAAGTCACCAGGACGATGGCCACAGGGGATGTGCCTGCTGGCCGTAGCGGGCCTGCTGGCAGGCTGCCCCAGCACCACCTTGCGAGCGGTCCACGACCCCGACTACGTCGGTCGGACCTACGAGCGGCTGGTCGTGTCGGCGCCGGACGTGACGGATTTCGAGAAGCGCGCGACGATCGAGGACATCTACGCCCGCTCGCTGGTCGACGAAGGGTTTCGCGGCCAGGTCTGGAAGCACTATGCGCTGTTTCCCCCGACCCGCACGCAAACCCCCGAGGCGATCGCCAAGAGCCTGAGCGAGCGTGGCATCGAAGCCCGACTTGAGGTGCGTATCCCCGATTCCGGAGCGACCAGGAGCTACGTGCCGCGGTCGAATACCACCACGTCCACCACGGAAACACGGAAGCAGAAGAACGCCACCGTGCGTGAGACCCGCGTGACCAGCAACGAGAGCGGCGGCTACCACGTCTACACGCCGTGGATGAAGATCGAAGTGCGGCTGGTCGATCTGAACCGCCAGGGGGTGGCCTGGTTGGGGAGTTCAAGCGTGCAAGGGACCGCCTCGGGAAGCGAGACGGCCCTTTACGAAACCCAGGCCGATGCCGTGTCGCGCAAACTGATCGCGGACAAGGTCATTCAGGGCCCCAAGAGCTGGTTTTGACCAGACCGCACGGCGAGCCCGGCCGCCTGGCGTCAGAAGGAAAGAAACTTCATCAAAAAGCCGACCCGACGTCCACGACCATCCTCCTCCAGTTGCATCGCCGGGGATTCCGCGGCTGGCTTGGGAAGATTCAAGATCAGTTCATCGGCGGAGAAAGGAGTCGTCTCCGGGGCCATCCCCTGGTCCGAGCTCAGGTTGGCGGCGCGCACGGCCGGCTTGCTTTGAACGGAAGAGAGCGTCAGCGTTTCCAGAGACATGGCAACCTCCTGAGAGAGCACGGG is a genomic window containing:
- a CDS encoding SH3 domain-containing protein; protein product: MPPGPAWMKQWLSATLGAALLLTCLMPEDVEARRRGGGGGYNAHGGSHHSHHRRSTFKRAHRHARPHGQRRSGWRRAARWAAIGAGAAGLVALGAAGAAALTSGSTIYAIARDLNVRSRPSTQAAVLDTLDYGEAVTVRESEGPWVEVTTADGRSGYVHADYLSQQDPDESE